From Candidatus Binataceae bacterium, one genomic window encodes:
- a CDS encoding enoyl-CoA hydratase-related protein: MPFANIIVEKQDRIGTLTLNRPEKLNAMTPALIAEFGEALTQIEKDADIKVLVIRGAGRAFCTGYDLTAGLNDGSAERYTVDHDQQALQRYVEHWLRLRDLPKPVIAMVHGYCLAGGSQLAISCDMIFVAENARIGFPSIPAGAGYVSAFWNWMVGPHRTKYLAFLPGSKITGIEAERMGFATRAFPDDKLEEETYSYARRVAKVPAQKLRLEKLGINRAMDLRGFRASVLAGAEYDAIFHFGPGNDEIRKVQKERGLKGAIQWYEEK, from the coding sequence ATGCCCTTCGCCAACATCATCGTTGAGAAGCAGGATCGCATCGGCACGCTCACGCTCAACCGGCCTGAGAAGCTCAACGCGATGACGCCGGCGCTTATCGCCGAGTTTGGCGAGGCGCTCACGCAAATCGAAAAGGACGCCGACATCAAGGTGCTCGTCATCCGCGGCGCCGGTCGCGCGTTTTGCACCGGCTACGATCTGACTGCCGGACTCAACGACGGCAGCGCCGAGCGCTACACCGTCGATCACGATCAGCAGGCGCTGCAGCGTTACGTCGAGCATTGGCTCCGCCTGCGCGACCTGCCCAAACCCGTTATCGCGATGGTGCATGGATACTGCCTCGCGGGCGGCAGCCAGCTCGCGATCTCATGCGACATGATCTTTGTGGCGGAGAATGCGCGTATCGGATTTCCGTCGATCCCGGCGGGCGCGGGATATGTCAGCGCGTTCTGGAACTGGATGGTCGGGCCGCATCGCACGAAGTACCTGGCCTTCCTGCCGGGCAGCAAGATCACCGGCATCGAGGCCGAGCGCATGGGCTTCGCCACGCGCGCGTTTCCCGACGACAAGCTCGAAGAGGAAACTTACAGCTACGCGCGCCGCGTCGCGAAAGTGCCGGCGCAGAAGCTCCGGCTCGAAAAGCTCGGCATCAATCGCGCGATGGATCTGCGCGGCTTCCGCGCCTCGGTGCTCGCGGGCGCCGAGTACGATGCGATCTTTCACTTCGGTCCGGGCAACGACGAAATCCGCAAGGTGCAGAAAGAGCGCGGCCTCAAGGGCGCGATCCAGTGGTACGAGGAGAAGTGA